From a region of the Pongo pygmaeus isolate AG05252 chromosome 5, NHGRI_mPonPyg2-v2.0_pri, whole genome shotgun sequence genome:
- the LOC134739750 gene encoding bcl-2-binding component 3, isoforms 3/4-like yields the protein MRFTNNFSDCRRSPGALGSSVWERLGKLFLGFRSRKVGLPAPGSAHTPPPPPQPPNGWCTEGKEDARVCHPTPQSEAEAPRTVEEIAAGPARSDARNAISRFSSCSRLGARRSRGWGGAKSCPSRLLRRRGSPWLRLHASGALSEPSRAGPGRAARGASLSAGDVALRLPPAQGQLRKLPARNYRRKLRCAPQLVPCAPLHLPLPAEASFSSASPPQPPEPAPGPPHSRAPGLPAPSEPSPPRSRRPMGAGGRRAPGCAAAASGGTTESPAGAGGGVHTVLFWIPVVT from the coding sequence ATGAGGTTTACTAACAATTTCTCCGACTGCCGGCGGAGCCCAGGAGCGCTGGGATCCAGCGTCTGGGAGAGGCTTGGGAAGCTCTTCCTCGGCTTCCGCAGCCGCAAAGTAGGGTTGCCAGCGCCAGGATCGGCACACACGCCGCCgccacctccccagcccccaaaTGGCTGGTGTACGGAGGGAAAGGAGGACGCGAGGGTGTGCCACCCAACCCCGCAGAGTGAAGCCGAGGCCCCAAGGACCGTCGAGGAAATCGCGGCTGGGCCGGCCAGATCCGACGCACGGAATGCGATCTCCAGGTTCTCATCGTGTTCCCGGCTCGGTGCTCGGCGTTcaaggggatggggaggggcgAAAAGCTGCCCCTCAAGGCTGCTCCGCCGCCGGGGAAGCCCGTGGCTCAGGCTTCACGCGTCAGGCGCTCTCTCGGAGCCCAGCCGAGCCGGGCCCGGGCGCGCAGCCCGCGGCGCTTCGCTCTCAGCCGGGGACGTGGCTCTCCGCCTCCCGCCCGCGCAGGGACAGCTCCGAAAGCTACCCGCCCGAAACTACCGAAGAAAATTGCGCTGCGCGCCCCAGCTAGTCCCTTGCGCGCCCCTCCACTTACCGCTCCCAGCCGAGGCTTCGTTCTCTTCGGCGTCGCCTCCGCAGCCTCCAGAGCCAGCTCCCGGTCCTCCTCACTCCAGGGCGCCCGGGCTCCCGGCCCCCTCCGAACCGAGCCCTCCGCGCTCCCGCCGCCCCATGGGTGCTGGTGGGCGCCGCGCCCCGGGATGCGCTGCTGCAGCCTCGGGCGGCACTACTGAGAGCCCGGCCGGCGCGGGCGG